Proteins encoded by one window of Vigna radiata var. radiata cultivar VC1973A chromosome 5, Vradiata_ver6, whole genome shotgun sequence:
- the LOC106760262 gene encoding uncharacterized protein LOC106760262, giving the protein MAEKTRLKDLTADVKRILEVLEIRDRENAIRFETLESAVDALMQQKTANPASSFQVPNIKLDFPRFDGSDVLQWIFKEEQFFSYYNTPDDHRLTIAVIHLDKDVVPWFQEYYVKFTALANRVQGVTTEALLDCFIGRLKPDIRRDVIAQSPSTLIRSVSLAKFYEEKYMTKPKHYQPYTTAKTLTPNTSQPIHQTIKSTNLPPLLPTPTTASTTIRNTHIKRITPAEMQLRREKWLYYRCEEKFSPTHRCPNKQYLLLQCQNADSADLPPEPPDTEQQGELNLLQEHHLSYNALKGASGLGTMKFQGLINGITVQVLVDSGSSDNFLQPRITHCLKLPIEPISNFKVLVGNDNALVAEGLVKDLEVRIQGHSLTLLVYLLPVTGADLVLGIAWLATLGPHISDYSTLTLKFYLGNHFVTLHGEQNTLPVVFSVPSGLPPSRSQNHSIPLLQGSEPVKVRPYRYPHSQKHQIEIMVQDMLKEGLIIPSTSPFSSPIILVKKKDETWHFCTDSRALNAITVKDSFPIPTVDELIDELHGAQFFSKLDLRSGYHQILVKEEDRFKTAFRTHKGHYEWVVMPFGLTNAPATF; this is encoded by the exons ATGGCAGAGAAGACTCGCCTCAAAGATCTCACGGCTGATGTCAAACGCATCCTTGAAGTACTGGAGATCAGAGATCGTGAAAACGCCATTAGATTTGAAACCTTGGAGTCAGCTGTTGATGCCTTGATGCAACAGAAAACAGCAAACCCCGCTTCATCGTTTCAGGTGCCTAACATCAAGTTAGATTTTCCACGCTTTGATGGCTCTGATGTCTTGCAATGGATATTCAAGGAAGAGCAATTCTTCTCATATTACAATACTCCTGATGATCATCGTCTAACGATTGCTGTCATACATCTGGATAAGGATGTAGTCCCATGGTTTCAA GAATATTACGTCAAATTCACTGCTCTGGCTAACCGTGTGCAAGGTGTCACCACTGAAGCCTTGTTAGATTGTTTTATTGGAAGGTTAAAACCGGATATTCGAAGGGATGTCATTGCTCAATCTCCTTCAACATTAATTCGCTCAGTTTCCTTAGCtaaattttatgaagaaaaatacatgaCCAAACCCAAACACTATCAACCTTATACAACAGCCAAAACACTAACCCCAAACACTAGCCAGCCTATACACCAAACCATTAAATCCACAAATCTACCACCCTTGCTTCCAACTCCGACTACAGCTTCCACCACCATCCGAAATACCCATATCAAGCGAATCACCCCAGCTGAGATGCAACTGAGAAGGGAAAAATGGCTCTATTATAGATGTGAGGAGAAATTTTCTCCCACCCATCGTTGTCCCAACAAGCAATACCTGCTTCTACAATGCCAAAACGCGGATTCCGCAGACTTACCACCCGAACCACCGGATACGGAGCAGCAAGGTGAATTAAACTTGTTACAAGAACACCACCTATCTTATAATGCCTTAAAAGGAGCTTCTGGACTAGGTACAATGAAATTCCAGGGTTTAATTAATGGCATTACAGTTCAAGTTTTAGTAGACAGTGGCTCGAGTGATAATTTTCTGCAGCCCAGAATAACTCATTGTTTAAAGTTGCCCATTGAGCCAATCTCCAATTTTAAAGTTCTAGTCGGCAATGACAATGCTTTAGTTGCTGAAGGATTGGTTAAAGACTTGGAAGTCCGAATTCAGGGTCACTCTTTGACATTGCTAGTATATTTACTACCTGTTACTGGGGCTGACTTAGTTTTGGGGATTGCCTGGTTAGCTACTCTTGGACCTCATATTTCAGATTACAGCACTCTTACACTGAAATTTTATTTGGGCAATCATTTTGTCACATTGCATGGGGAGCAAAACACTTTACCT GTGGTTTTTTCTGTTCCTTCGGGGCTGCCTCCTAGTAGGTCACAGAACCATTCTATTCCCTTGTTACAAGGCTCGGAACCAGTGAAAGTGAGGCCATACAGGTATCCCCATAGCCAGAAACACCAGATTGAAATAATGGTCCAAGATATGTTGAAGGAAGGACTTATTATTCCTAGCACTAGTCCTTTTTCATCACCAATTATTCtggttaaaaagaaagatgaaacTTGGCACTTTTGTACTGATTCTAGGGCCTTGAATGCTATCACTGTTAAGGACAGTTTTCCTATCCCAACCGTAGATGAACTCATTGATGAGTTACATGGAGCGCAATTTTTCTCTAAATTGGACTTGCGTTCTGGCTACCACCAGATCTTGGTAAAGGAAGAGGACAGATTCAAAACAGCTTTTAGAACCCACAAAGGTCATTATGAATGGGTTGTAATGCCATTTGGTCTCACCAATGCCCCTGCCACATTTTAG